The Paeniglutamicibacter sulfureus genome includes a region encoding these proteins:
- a CDS encoding DUF779 domain-containing protein, which yields MENVIESAPAIAGEEFSRVALGQEAADLLRKLWNRHGPLMFHQSGGCCDGSSPMCFPAGEFKTGDSDILLGTFALPDGEDGALGSLDFWMSREQFEYWKHTKLTIDVVPGRGSGFSVEAPEGKRFLIRSEIIEFPER from the coding sequence ATGGAAAACGTCATCGAGTCGGCGCCGGCGATTGCCGGCGAGGAATTTTCGCGGGTGGCGCTCGGGCAGGAGGCCGCTGACCTGTTGCGCAAGCTCTGGAACCGGCACGGGCCGCTGATGTTCCACCAGTCCGGCGGCTGCTGCGATGGGTCCTCGCCCATGTGCTTCCCGGCCGGGGAGTTCAAGACCGGCGATTCGGACATCCTGCTGGGCACGTTCGCGCTGCCGGACGGCGAGGACGGTGCGTTGGGCTCCCTGGACTTCTGGATGAGCCGGGAGCAGTTCGAGTACTGGAAGCACACCAAGCTGACCATTGATGTGGTTCCCGGACGAGGCTCGGGGTTCTCCGTGGAAGCGCCCGAGGGCAAGAGGTTCCTGATCCGCAGCGAGATCATCGAGTTTCCTGAACGCTAA